GAGGACATTCAGATTACAAAACGTCTTGTGGAATGCGGAAACATCATTGGAATTGACGTGCTTGATCATATCATCATCGGCGGTGATCAGTTTTATAGTATGAAAAAACATGGATTGATTTAGCTATGACAAAACGCGGTGTTCTCGGTCAATGCAAATCGACGGCACCGCGTGTTTTTTACCAATCTGATTTGAGAGCGAGGGAAAAGCATGCACCGCAGACAATGGGTTGCCGCATACGAGAAACTTGTTCTTCTTTCCGATAAATACAGCCAACGAATTGCAACATGCAAGGAATCATGGAGGTTGTCATTGGCGGCGTTTACCGCACTCAAGTCAATTGGTATCAGGAGACGCTTTTCGAAGTCATATCGGCCATTTTGGACATTCAATACAGCCTTGAATTGAAATTACGGTTAATCGAAGCGGAGAAGGCGTTTCTTGCCCGGCTGATTGACCGAAATCGTGAAAATCATTAATTCGATCATCTTCATTTCATGATACACAGGAGGACAACAGAGATGAGCTTACATGCACAAAAGTATTCGTTGCTGGCCGAATCCATTTCAAAAACACAGAAAGTTATTCCAACAATGTTGGCGGTTCGCACGTTAAAGTCCGATGTTCAGGTGGATCACCTGAGCCCGGCAGACTCACTGGCAGATTCGGTCCAATGTATTTCATCCATAACCGGCGACTGTTTTGAAATTCGACTAATACGGAGACTTGCTCGGGAACAGCTGATTCGGCTGGCTTATTTTGCTCAATCATTGGAGATGAATTGCAGTTGGAAAACAGCGGCCTTTTCCAAAGAAAAAACATCCCCGCCGTGCAGTTTTCTTATTGATCACCATCGGCGTATGCTGTATGTGGGTGTTGAAGTGCTTTATCAAAGCCATGAAGTTGTGCTCAATCTTGCCAAACACATGATTGAGTATCTATCCATTGCCTCTGACGGCCAGAATCGGCCCTCAGAAGGCTCTTTTCATTTTGTGAATGGAGAAAGACTGCTGATCGGCCAGACGGCCTCCGTCACCCTCATTCTTGACCGTGAGAAAGGATTGCGTTTCCCGTCAATGGTTGCCCTGTCCGACAAAGAGAGGATAGTCCATATTGCTACGGTCGGGGATGAGATCTACATCCGCTCAATTGTGTGGCGGCTGTTTCATCAGACTTATGAGCCATTGAAGTGTTACTCCTACAGCGTAGAAATTGATCAGGACGCGGAATCGTATTTCATTCCTCTACCGCTGAATGTGCTTTTTGTGCTGAAATGCGTACCGAAGATGACTTTTAGCGTATGTGCGATTTGATCCCAATGCCTAAAAGGTATGCATACCCGATTACAAGAAGATGGGCCGCTCGCTTACGCTCGCGGCCCGCCGATTAAAAAACCACCCCACCGCCCCATGAGGGGCCCGCAAGGACTACCGCCCTTGCAACCCGTCACTCGGCGTGAGCCGTCCCTTAGCTGACGCCAAGGGCACACAAAAGTGTTGGCTGTCGGAATCGCTCGTCAAGGCTGAAACAAGCTCGGCTCCGCCTCGGCCTTGACGGCTTTCTGTCAGCCAATAACGTTACGATAGAAAAACAAAACATATTTCGGGTCATTATTCTCCGCCAGCAGAATAATCGGGACTACAAGCAATTTTTCTGGCCCGAATAAAGACACGAGTATTTGGAGTGTTTTGTGCTATAATACCATTAGACATTTTTTGATTGGTCGTTTCTTCAGCTCGCCTGCTGATGAAGCGACTTTTTTTGTTCTTAAATTTGAATCCTTATGAACTTTGAGCGGCGGAAGGTCAACTTCAGAGAAATGAATCTCGTCCATCCCGAGGACTTCCTTCAGCTTGTTGTAGATGTCATAGTAAGTTGACCTCTGATATTTCATCTTGCAGTAGCCTTTACCGTAAAGGTGCAACTCAGATAGAAACGCGAGCAACATACTTTTCGTTCTGACGCTAAGGCTCGTCCCGTTGACAGCGTCAAACATACCCTTAATTGACGTATGTTTAATAGGTTTCGTAAGCCCCAGTGAATTCAGACCATCTTGGAGTACCTTAACCGCAGTCTGAGGTTTCAGCAATTCAATCGCTTGCCTTGTGGGACTGTATTTCCTCATTTCGTCATAGGTTAGCTCAATCTCGTACCGTAGCAAACCTTGAGCATCTTGTAGATGTTGTGCTTTATTCGGGTGAGTTGACTTCTGCTCAACTTCTGCTCGCTTATCGTAAAACTTATGGATGCTCCGGTTCCTTTTTGTTGGATTACGCTGATAGACAACGGACTCCAACTTGTTGCCATCAGCGGCCCAGTATGGCACAGTCTTGTACCCGCCGGGCTTTTGTATGCTGGACAGCAAGTTCAGATAATCCTGTAACTGCAGGCCGACATTGAAGTTTTTACAAATATGCAGTTTTTCGACTTCCCAATCGTTGTAATGGGGCACTTGCGAGAGTGGTATTTGCAGTTTCCCAGCGATATACCGACGAAGCTTCCTTAACAACGGCTCAATGTCAACTTGCTTCAACTCGTAAACATTGCTTCCGTAAAGATAGTGCGGCAAGGATAATTCGAGTTTCAACCACGCTTTATTCGGGTCATCTTCCTTGTACTTGTAAAAAAGGCGTGGTTGAGAGTCATCGTATTGGTCAAACAACTCGCATGTGACGAGACCCCTTTTCATGGTTTTCTTAACCTCACTCCAAGAAACTTGCTCGATTTGTGCTTCTGTGAGTTTGACCCCTATATCGAATTTCGCTGTATCTATCAAGGTTATGTCCTCCTTCAATCCGCAGTCCCGAACAGTTTCTGACCTACTTAGTGGGAACGGCATTTTTAGTTATAAATTGAATTGCAAAAGAACCATCTGTTCAAGCTGGCGGATCACGTTTTTGCTGGAAATAATAATCAATGATCTGAGCAAGCTTGGACAGAAAAAGTTGCTCTACACGCCGCCGCTCTCGAAGAAACTCAACTAAATCTTGACTATCTTCAGGAGCAAATGCATTTTTTGTGTCAATGAAATCATATGGCTTTCTTGACACCCGACATCACCTCCTTTTTGTAAACTATTTTATTTACAGTTCTTGATTTATATTTTTATCATAATGATTTATTGTTGTAAAGTTTTTATTTTACGTATATACTAGGTTTGAGGTGAAAACAATGAATATTGCAGATTTAATCAAATCGAAGCGAGTCAAAATGGAACTGAGTTATCGGGAGCTTTCGGAAAAGACCGGTGTATCTCATACCTACATCCGGGATGTAGAAACAGGTAAATACGCACCGTCCTTTGAAAATGCAGAAAAGTTGGCGAATGTACTTGGAATCGAGATGGAGCAAATTATTTTATTGACATACCAAGCCCAATTTCGCCAATCACTTTTTGACCTGATCTCGACTTGTCATAAGTACAACGTCAAAATGCCCTACGACAAATGGTTGGAGACTAGTCTGCCTCTACAACCGCTAAATTGTGAAGATACCGTGATTCACGATTTTGCAATGAGTACCCTTAACCGACTCCATAATATTGCTGATCAGAGTGAGCTTACTGATCGTATAAAATTGCTGTCCGAGCTATCGTCACTGCAATATAACCCTCAGATATTCTCATGTATCTCCGACATTCTTCACATGATAACGGTTTTGTTATTAAAATCCGGCAACAAGCCAACCGAAGAAATGATACAGCAAATATCTAAAATACTAGAAAAGTACAGCAACGAGGTGAGTAATTGATGAATAAGAAAACAGCCGCTATTTATGTTCGTGTAAGTACAGAGGAACAAGCAACTGAGGGATTTAGTATTCAGGCCCAAATATCTGAGTTGGAACGTTATGCATTGCAGAATAATTTGGAGATAGTAGAGAGGTACATAGATGAGGGGTTCAGCGGTAAAACGATTGAAGGCCGTCCGCAAATGAGGAGGTTGCTGAAAGAAGTAAGCCAAGGTAAATTTCAGTCAGTCCTCATATACAGAACTGACCGTCTCTCAAGAAAAACTAAAGACTCACTTGAGATCATCGAAATATTGCAAAAGAACAACATCCAATTATTCAGTATCACT
Above is a window of Paenibacillus thermoaerophilus DNA encoding:
- a CDS encoding helix-turn-helix domain-containing protein, with amino-acid sequence MNIADLIKSKRVKMELSYRELSEKTGVSHTYIRDVETGKYAPSFENAEKLANVLGIEMEQIILLTYQAQFRQSLFDLISTCHKYNVKMPYDKWLETSLPLQPLNCEDTVIHDFAMSTLNRLHNIADQSELTDRIKLLSELSSLQYNPQIFSCISDILHMITVLLLKSGNKPTEEMIQQISKILEKYSNEVSN
- a CDS encoding recombinase family protein, which produces MNKKTAAIYVRVSTEEQATEGFSIQAQISELERYALQNNLEIVERYIDEGFSGKTIEGRPQMRRLLKEVSQGKFQSVLIYRTDRLSRKTKDSLEIIEILQKNNIQLFSITEKVDLSNPVGIAMFQIMSSINELERNTIITRVKMGMTERAKQGKYNGGIVLGYQAVNKELIIDEDEAHIDSVPSSGVKSISTL